A portion of the Paenibacillus marchantiae genome contains these proteins:
- a CDS encoding phosphotransferase: MGGTNVWDAEWEVNEEQARTLIGRQFPQLSSKQVKRLGWGWDNTVFLIGDEYVFRFPRRKIAVGSIRMEGKLLPKLEAYMTIPYPKPLFYGEASGEYPAPFLGYAYVSGDFPIGLTEERRALSAETLAKFLRKLHEFPVQAALKCGVQQDHRNLTDIASRKVKLEGFLSKVVEHLSPEESGVIEAYISRLQKDRVEAVNALLHGDLHFKNMLVNENGIVSGIIDWGDLSVGHPACDLSVAYSFLPPYARGVFFETYGGADEETKLLARLIAVYIPILVLMQAVDDGNEAIAVEAKSNIMRALSD, translated from the coding sequence ATGGGAGGAACGAATGTATGGGATGCGGAGTGGGAGGTTAACGAAGAGCAGGCGCGGACGCTGATCGGCAGACAATTCCCTCAGCTGTCATCGAAGCAAGTAAAGCGATTGGGCTGGGGCTGGGACAATACGGTTTTTCTCATCGGTGACGAGTATGTGTTCCGGTTTCCAAGAAGAAAGATTGCAGTTGGCTCTATTCGTATGGAAGGGAAGCTGCTGCCGAAGCTGGAGGCATATATGACCATCCCCTATCCGAAACCGTTGTTTTATGGCGAAGCAAGTGGCGAATACCCGGCACCATTTCTTGGCTATGCCTACGTGTCAGGAGATTTCCCAATCGGTTTGACGGAAGAACGCCGGGCTTTATCGGCAGAGACGTTGGCGAAATTTTTGCGGAAATTGCATGAGTTTCCGGTGCAGGCGGCGCTGAAGTGCGGAGTTCAGCAAGATCATCGAAACTTGACGGACATAGCATCGCGCAAAGTGAAATTGGAGGGCTTTCTATCGAAGGTGGTTGAACACTTGTCGCCGGAGGAGTCCGGTGTGATCGAAGCGTATATTAGCAGGCTGCAAAAGGACCGTGTCGAGGCGGTGAATGCACTGCTACATGGCGATCTTCATTTCAAAAATATGCTTGTAAATGAGAACGGGATCGTTTCCGGCATCATTGATTGGGGCGATCTGAGCGTAGGCCATCCGGCTTGCGATTTGAGCGTTGCTTATAGCTTTTTACCACCTTACGCTCGCGGCGTGTTTTTTGAAACGTACGGAGGAGCGGACGAGGAAACGAAGCTGCTGGCACGGCTGATCGCGGTATACATCCCCATACTGGTCTTAATGCAAGCGGTCGATGATGGGAATGAAGCGATTGCTGTAGAGGCGAAATCCAACATCATGCGGGCACTGTCGGATTAG
- a CDS encoding SRPBCC family protein: MVTEITIHAPIERCFDYARDIDIHTRTVWKHTHEQAVAGVTTGRIGEGDAVTFEASHFGIRQKLTSRIAEYNRPYLFVDQMEKGAFKSMRHEHRFSKLGEQTTCMRDTLRFEAPLGVLGWVAERIVLKRYMQAFLESRNLKLKALLENK; the protein is encoded by the coding sequence GTGGTAACCGAGATTACAATACATGCGCCCATCGAGCGATGCTTTGACTATGCGCGGGACATTGATATTCATACCCGGACGGTCTGGAAACATACCCATGAGCAGGCTGTAGCAGGTGTGACAACGGGCAGAATTGGTGAAGGTGATGCGGTAACTTTCGAAGCGAGCCATTTTGGGATAAGGCAGAAGCTGACTTCCCGGATCGCCGAGTACAATCGGCCGTATCTCTTTGTGGATCAGATGGAGAAAGGTGCTTTCAAGAGCATGAGACATGAACACCGTTTCAGCAAGCTTGGCGAGCAGACCACTTGTATGAGGGACACACTGAGATTTGAAGCTCCCCTTGGTGTTCTGGGTTGGGTCGCAGAGCGCATTGTACTCAAGAGGTATATGCAGGCTTTCCTGGAGAGCCGAAATTTGAAGCTAAAGGCGTTACTAGAGAATAAATAG
- a CDS encoding MFS transporter, translating into MQNASHQAHPFSEGRSGMSRLVALLFALCSGLAVANIYYAQPLLDSIAEEFSISHSSIGIVITVTQICYALGLLLLVPLGDLLNRRKLIIIQMLLSVIALITVGTSSSNQILFIGMAAIGLLAVITQTLVAFAASLAAPSERGRIVGLVTSGIVIGILLARTIAGTLNDWIGWRSVYLFSASLTLLGIIALFLVLPKHEPKREKLSYTQLIVSVLQLYRELPILRTRGVLAMLIFTAFSILWTSMVLPLSAPPLSLSHTAIGAFGLAGAAGALAAARAGKLADRGLGQKTTGVALVILLLSWLPIGYVHHSLWLLIAGVIMLDLAVQAVHVTNQSLIYEVRPEAQSRLTGAYMIFYSIGSATGSIASTQVYAWAGWTGVCWLGAGVSAAALLFWAFDRYIHRNSDQ; encoded by the coding sequence ATGCAAAATGCATCTCATCAAGCACATCCCTTCAGCGAAGGACGTTCAGGCATGTCCCGCCTTGTCGCGCTTTTATTCGCCCTATGCAGCGGACTGGCGGTAGCCAACATTTATTATGCCCAGCCTTTGCTCGACTCCATTGCTGAAGAGTTTAGTATCTCTCATTCCTCTATTGGAATCGTTATTACCGTAACCCAGATTTGTTACGCCCTCGGATTGTTATTACTGGTCCCTCTTGGTGATCTATTAAATCGACGCAAGCTGATCATTATCCAGATGCTTTTATCCGTAATCGCCCTGATAACTGTAGGTACCTCATCATCCAATCAAATCTTATTTATTGGAATGGCAGCGATTGGGTTGCTTGCCGTGATTACACAAACACTCGTTGCCTTTGCCGCCTCCCTGGCTGCACCTTCTGAACGAGGGCGTATCGTCGGTCTGGTCACAAGCGGAATCGTCATTGGCATATTACTGGCGCGAACTATAGCAGGCACCTTGAACGATTGGATCGGCTGGAGATCAGTCTATCTCTTCTCTGCCAGTCTGACATTACTCGGGATTATCGCCCTGTTTCTGGTACTCCCAAAACACGAACCCAAACGAGAGAAACTCAGCTACACCCAATTGATCGTTTCTGTCCTGCAACTATACCGAGAGCTGCCTATTCTGCGGACACGCGGCGTTCTCGCCATGTTGATCTTCACAGCCTTCAGCATTCTGTGGACTTCCATGGTGTTGCCACTTAGCGCTCCGCCACTTTCCCTGTCACATACTGCTATTGGAGCCTTTGGTCTTGCGGGAGCTGCTGGTGCCCTGGCTGCTGCACGTGCCGGAAAACTGGCTGATCGGGGATTGGGACAAAAGACGACGGGCGTCGCTCTTGTCATATTGCTTCTATCCTGGCTGCCCATTGGCTATGTTCACCACTCATTATGGCTGCTTATAGCTGGGGTAATTATGCTTGACCTTGCCGTGCAGGCCGTACATGTCACCAACCAGAGTCTGATCTATGAAGTCCGACCTGAGGCGCAGAGCCGTTTGACGGGCGCCTACATGATCTTTTATTCAATAGGAAGTGCTACCGGCTCCATTGCTTCTACTCAAGTGTACGCATGGGCAGGTTGGACTGGCGTTTGCTGGCTGGGTGCAGGCGTTAGTGCCGCTGCGCTTCTGTTCTGGGCCTTTGATCGGTATATCCATCGAAATTCGGATCAATAA
- a CDS encoding TetR/AcrR family transcriptional regulator, producing MVRQREFDTDQALEAAMQIFWDKGFEATSLSDLTTSMGIQRPSLYAAFGDKKELFETALRRYTTLHAAQVRSRLQHTSSVNEAFRALFEHIGAEGDVTDTRHGCFCINTMVELAPHDPKFAVLTREHQMYLAAIFKETIERGQETGELSNDLDSSALSKSLVVSMIGLTVMMKSEPDRSFVQQSIKVTLSLLEE from the coding sequence ATGGTTAGACAACGGGAATTTGATACGGATCAGGCATTGGAAGCGGCAATGCAGATTTTTTGGGATAAGGGCTTTGAAGCGACATCCTTAAGTGATTTGACAACATCTATGGGGATTCAGCGCCCCAGTCTATATGCGGCTTTTGGTGACAAAAAGGAATTGTTTGAAACGGCACTTCGCAGATATACAACTTTGCATGCCGCTCAGGTCAGATCCAGGCTTCAACATACATCCTCTGTAAACGAAGCCTTCCGTGCCTTATTTGAACATATTGGAGCAGAAGGGGATGTGACAGATACTCGTCACGGCTGTTTTTGCATCAATACGATGGTTGAACTGGCTCCGCATGACCCCAAATTCGCTGTCCTGACACGCGAGCACCAGATGTATCTGGCGGCGATTTTCAAGGAGACGATTGAACGGGGGCAGGAAACAGGGGAATTGTCTAATGATCTCGACTCAAGTGCGTTGTCCAAATCTCTGGTTGTTTCGATGATTGGATTGACCGTGATGATGAAATCGGAGCCAGATCGCTCATTTGTGCAGCAGAGTATTAAGGTTACGTTATCGTTGCTTGAGGAATGA
- a CDS encoding D-2-hydroxyacid dehydrogenase family protein produces MQTKLRCAILDDYQNVALSSADWTPILDRVEVQTFNNYLGSEEKVVQELQDFEIIVLMRERTPFPESVITQLPNLKLLITSGMRNASIDLQAAEENGVIVCGTEGSSNPPTELTWALILGLSRQLVTENNALRSNRNWQSTVGMDLYGKTLGLLGLGKIGSRMAEIAQAFGMNVIAWSENLTQARAEEQGVQWAETKEQLLEQSDIVSIHLVLSDRTRNLIGRAELQRMKNTALLINTSRAGIVDQEAMVEALQNEWIAGAGLDVYEQEPLPVNHMLRTLPNLLATPHLGYVTQGNYAIYFNHTVEDIEMFMKGTPIRQLLSKK; encoded by the coding sequence ATGCAGACGAAGTTGCGTTGTGCCATATTGGATGATTATCAGAATGTAGCCCTTTCTTCAGCGGATTGGACTCCTATCCTGGATCGAGTTGAGGTTCAGACGTTCAATAATTACTTGGGATCAGAAGAGAAGGTCGTTCAGGAACTGCAGGATTTTGAAATTATTGTCTTGATGCGTGAGCGTACACCTTTTCCTGAATCCGTGATTACTCAATTACCCAATCTTAAGCTTCTGATTACAAGCGGCATGCGCAATGCCTCCATTGACCTCCAGGCTGCGGAAGAAAACGGTGTAATCGTGTGCGGCACGGAAGGCAGCTCGAACCCTCCGACTGAACTCACATGGGCGCTGATACTGGGTCTGTCCAGACAGCTGGTAACTGAAAATAACGCACTGCGCTCCAATCGGAATTGGCAGAGTACAGTTGGCATGGATTTGTACGGAAAGACATTGGGATTGCTCGGTTTAGGCAAGATTGGCAGCCGAATGGCAGAGATTGCACAAGCCTTTGGCATGAACGTGATCGCCTGGAGTGAGAATTTGACACAGGCAAGAGCAGAGGAACAGGGAGTCCAATGGGCAGAGACCAAGGAACAGCTGCTTGAACAAAGCGATATTGTTTCCATTCATCTGGTGCTCAGTGATCGCACTCGTAATCTGATCGGACGAGCCGAGTTGCAACGGATGAAAAATACCGCTTTATTGATCAATACGTCCCGTGCAGGCATTGTGGATCAAGAGGCGATGGTCGAAGCTTTACAGAATGAGTGGATTGCCGGGGCAGGTCTGGACGTATATGAACAGGAACCTCTTCCTGTGAATCATATGTTGCGTACACTGCCCAATCTGCTGGCAACGCCGCACCTGGGTTATGTGACTCAAGGCAACTATGCCATTTATTTTAACCATACCGTAGAGGATATTGAGATGTTTATGAAAGGAACACCAATTAGACAATTGCTTTCGAAGAAGTAG
- a CDS encoding LacI family DNA-binding transcriptional regulator yields MSKDQKITIKDVAELAGVGIATVSRAINNSDGISNKTRDKVLQAIEELGFVPNTSAQSLKIRQTHQIALVVPDIRNAIIPEISWSVEQTAKQHGYHVVQINTAGNARTELETIRTIKKLHVDGLIFMPLAYPKTLPGLIDKAPLPISMINYGKKLDPGMKADVVSLSQPEGKLVMEHLIKIGRTRIAYAGAPKDIIEERYRAYEQALGHVDISLVYFGEDFSLNTGANAADYFYGLTHMPDAVYAINDMVAIGLVNRFKELGVRVPEDIAVVGVDNNQWTTVTSPQISSVSIMGEEVARLATELLLKRIREMSTTDYEHIQFEPRLIVRGSSVAMIRSSSQEPPAEE; encoded by the coding sequence GTGAGTAAAGATCAGAAGATTACGATCAAGGACGTTGCAGAACTTGCAGGTGTAGGTATCGCTACCGTCTCCCGAGCCATTAACAATTCCGATGGCATCAGCAACAAAACACGGGATAAAGTCTTGCAGGCCATTGAGGAGCTTGGATTTGTCCCCAATACCTCTGCCCAGAGTTTGAAAATACGCCAGACACATCAGATCGCACTGGTTGTTCCCGACATACGCAATGCTATCATTCCCGAGATCTCTTGGTCTGTTGAACAAACGGCTAAGCAGCATGGGTATCATGTGGTTCAAATCAATACGGCTGGTAATGCACGAACGGAACTGGAAACCATTCGTACGATCAAAAAACTGCATGTGGACGGGCTTATTTTCATGCCTTTGGCATATCCCAAAACGTTGCCTGGCTTAATTGATAAAGCCCCCCTTCCCATTTCCATGATCAATTACGGTAAAAAGCTGGACCCTGGCATGAAAGCAGATGTCGTTTCTCTTTCACAGCCAGAAGGGAAACTGGTGATGGAACATCTGATTAAGATTGGACGGACCCGCATCGCATACGCCGGTGCCCCCAAAGATATTATTGAAGAACGTTATCGAGCTTATGAGCAGGCACTGGGACATGTAGATATCTCGCTTGTTTACTTCGGAGAAGATTTCTCATTGAATACGGGAGCTAATGCAGCGGATTATTTCTATGGGCTGACTCACATGCCAGATGCCGTATACGCGATTAACGATATGGTCGCGATCGGACTGGTAAATCGGTTTAAAGAACTCGGCGTTCGTGTCCCTGAAGATATCGCTGTTGTGGGTGTCGATAATAACCAATGGACTACCGTTACGTCTCCGCAGATCAGTTCTGTCTCGATTATGGGCGAAGAAGTGGCCCGACTTGCTACGGAATTGCTGTTAAAACGGATTCGAGAGATGAGCACCACGGATTACGAACATATTCAATTTGAGCCACGGTTAATTGTGCGCGGCTCCAGCGTTGCCATGATCCGCTCATCTTCACAAGAACCACCCGCAGAAGAATGA
- a CDS encoding 2,3-butanediol dehydrogenase, whose protein sequence is MKALRWHGVKDLRLENIDEPRPEQGKVKIKVEWCGICGSDLHEYTAGPIFIPAQAPHPLTGEQAPVVMGHEFSGQVVEVGEGVTRYKAGDRVVVEPIYACGHCEACKQGKYNLCDQMGFLGLAGGGGGFSEYVTAEEYMVHAIPDSISYEQGALVEPSAVALHAVRQSKLKVGDTAAVFGAGPIGLLVIEALKASGASDIYVVELSEERKAKAEELGAIVIDPTQYKVVEEIHARTQGGVNVAYEVTGVPRVLQQAIDSTRIGGELMIVSIFEQEAPILPNSIVMKERTVNGIIGYRDVFPAVISLMAKGFFPADKLVTKRISLDEVVEHGFEALLKEKNQVKILVKAE, encoded by the coding sequence ATGAAAGCATTGCGTTGGCATGGAGTAAAAGATTTGCGTCTCGAAAATATTGATGAACCCCGCCCTGAACAGGGAAAGGTTAAAATAAAAGTGGAGTGGTGTGGTATCTGTGGCAGTGACTTGCACGAGTACACTGCTGGCCCGATCTTCATTCCGGCTCAAGCACCGCATCCGCTAACAGGGGAACAAGCACCTGTTGTGATGGGGCATGAATTTTCAGGACAAGTCGTTGAAGTAGGAGAAGGCGTGACACGTTATAAGGCAGGGGACCGCGTTGTGGTGGAACCGATCTATGCATGTGGTCATTGTGAAGCCTGTAAACAAGGGAAATATAATTTGTGCGATCAGATGGGTTTCTTGGGTCTGGCTGGGGGAGGCGGAGGTTTCTCGGAGTATGTAACGGCTGAGGAATATATGGTTCATGCCATTCCTGATTCCATCTCGTACGAGCAAGGAGCGTTGGTGGAGCCTTCCGCAGTAGCTCTTCATGCTGTTCGTCAAAGCAAACTGAAAGTTGGCGACACTGCGGCTGTTTTTGGTGCAGGTCCAATCGGGTTGCTGGTTATTGAAGCGTTGAAAGCTTCTGGTGCATCGGATATTTATGTTGTGGAATTATCCGAAGAACGTAAAGCCAAAGCGGAAGAACTTGGCGCTATTGTTATTGATCCTACACAATACAAAGTAGTGGAAGAAATTCATGCACGCACCCAAGGTGGCGTGAATGTAGCTTATGAAGTAACCGGTGTTCCACGGGTGCTGCAACAAGCGATTGATTCAACACGTATTGGCGGTGAATTGATGATCGTCAGCATTTTTGAACAGGAAGCACCGATCCTGCCAAACTCCATTGTCATGAAGGAGCGTACGGTCAATGGCATTATCGGTTACCGTGACGTATTCCCGGCTGTGATTAGCTTGATGGCTAAAGGTTTCTTCCCGGCAGACAAGCTGGTAACCAAACGAATCAGCCTGGATGAAGTGGTAGAGCATGGATTTGAAGCACTGCTGAAAGAGAAAAACCAGGTTAAAATTCTGGTGAAAGCTGAGTAA
- a CDS encoding NADH:flavin oxidoreductase produces MNVPSALFKPFTSDKLTLSNRIVMAPMTRGFSPEGVPGPEVVEYYRRRAAGGVGLIVTEGTGINHPSSISGASIPLFHGEESLQGWANVVKAVHEAGGKIMPQLWHVGTARRSGDLPNAEAEPVGPSGISMAGEPEREPLSEDEIKGLIQAFAQAAADAQRIGFDGIELHGAHGYLIDQFFWEQTNRRTDKYGGDLAQRTRFAVEVIEACRAAVGPDFPIVLRFSQWKMGNYDARLVETPEQLEQFLAPLTAAGVDIFHCSTRRFWLPEFDGSELNLAGWTQKISGKPAISVGSVGLEAEFVDRANENQGTGDAHLDQLNEKMENNEFDLIALGRVLLSDPEWPNKVREGRLSEIVPFTAEALKTL; encoded by the coding sequence ATGAATGTACCGTCAGCTTTGTTTAAACCATTTACCTCGGACAAGCTTACCCTGTCTAACCGGATCGTCATGGCACCCATGACTCGTGGATTTTCACCCGAAGGAGTACCCGGACCAGAGGTCGTGGAATATTATCGTCGCAGAGCAGCCGGAGGTGTAGGGCTGATTGTTACGGAAGGAACGGGTATTAACCACCCTTCATCCATTAGTGGCGCGAGCATTCCGCTGTTCCATGGCGAAGAATCATTGCAGGGTTGGGCGAATGTAGTCAAAGCAGTCCATGAGGCAGGTGGCAAAATCATGCCACAATTGTGGCATGTGGGTACAGCCCGCCGTTCAGGGGACCTGCCTAATGCAGAAGCTGAGCCGGTAGGCCCATCGGGAATAAGCATGGCAGGTGAACCTGAGAGAGAACCATTGTCAGAGGACGAGATCAAGGGTCTTATCCAGGCGTTTGCCCAAGCAGCAGCAGATGCGCAGCGCATCGGTTTTGATGGTATTGAGCTTCACGGGGCTCATGGCTACCTGATTGATCAATTCTTCTGGGAGCAAACCAATCGTCGTACGGATAAATATGGAGGCGATCTGGCACAGCGCACGCGTTTTGCTGTTGAGGTTATTGAAGCATGTCGCGCTGCAGTAGGTCCTGACTTCCCGATCGTACTTCGTTTCTCCCAATGGAAAATGGGGAACTACGACGCACGGCTGGTGGAAACACCAGAACAACTGGAGCAATTCCTTGCACCCCTCACGGCTGCAGGTGTAGATATTTTCCACTGCTCTACCCGTCGATTCTGGCTGCCGGAATTTGATGGCTCAGAGCTGAATCTTGCAGGCTGGACACAGAAAATAAGTGGCAAGCCGGCGATCTCCGTTGGATCGGTAGGTCTCGAAGCGGAATTCGTGGACAGAGCGAACGAAAACCAGGGAACAGGTGACGCTCATCTGGATCAGTTGAACGAGAAAATGGAAAATAATGAATTTGACTTGATCGCGTTGGGACGTGTACTTTTGAGTGATCCGGAATGGCCAAACAAAGTTCGCGAAGGGCGCCTGTCCGAAATTGTTCCTTTTACAGCAGAAGCATTGAAAACACTCTAA
- the nagZ gene encoding beta-N-acetylhexosaminidase — MYIDNRKLKNKHINTLQMLCLLFGIMLLLSACGQSQKPSSSEQNNNNAGTETNANSNTGANNQNDQDDQQNTVPPQEEKNPVEEQLDQLSLDEKIGQMILAGVQGTTLDAQAKQMITDQKVGGIIFYANNVSTVPGTAKFVQSIKDANRSNPVPIFMSVDQEGGKVSRMPETVESIPSNGKVGKTKDADLAETMGKLLARQIQLVGFNVDFAPVMDVNSNPNNPVIGDRSFGSSASLVSQMGIAEMKGLRSEGIIPVVKHFPGHGDTSVDSHLDLPVVNKTEKQLAQLEWIPFEAAVKEQVEAVMVAHILFPKLDPDHPASLSDVIIGQQLRGKFKYDGVVITDDLSMGAIAKNYKLNDAAVATVQAGSDILLVAHSYESAKTIFDTLKSAVKSGKISESRINESVYRILALKQKYNLSDEEQPSGDLKQLNADIVDWRKQVDAR, encoded by the coding sequence TTGTATATCGATAATCGCAAGTTAAAAAACAAACACATAAACACGCTTCAAATGTTGTGCCTGCTATTCGGAATAATGCTGCTCTTATCCGCATGTGGGCAGTCACAGAAGCCTTCCTCGTCAGAGCAAAATAACAATAATGCCGGAACGGAGACCAATGCGAATTCAAACACAGGTGCAAACAATCAGAATGATCAGGATGATCAACAGAATACAGTGCCTCCACAGGAAGAGAAGAATCCGGTAGAAGAGCAGCTCGACCAATTGTCTTTGGATGAGAAGATCGGACAAATGATTCTGGCGGGTGTTCAGGGAACCACTTTGGATGCTCAAGCGAAACAGATGATCACGGATCAGAAGGTGGGAGGGATTATTTTCTATGCGAATAATGTCTCGACCGTGCCAGGAACGGCAAAGTTCGTGCAATCCATTAAGGATGCCAATCGTTCCAATCCAGTTCCAATTTTCATGAGTGTGGATCAGGAGGGTGGCAAAGTTAGTCGAATGCCAGAAACGGTAGAGTCTATACCTTCCAATGGGAAAGTGGGGAAGACGAAGGATGCTGATTTGGCTGAAACGATGGGCAAATTGTTAGCAAGACAAATTCAGCTGGTAGGTTTTAACGTCGATTTTGCTCCAGTGATGGATGTAAATAGTAATCCGAATAACCCGGTAATTGGGGATCGTTCATTTGGAAGTTCGGCCAGTCTGGTTTCACAAATGGGCATAGCTGAGATGAAAGGGCTGCGCAGCGAAGGGATTATTCCGGTGGTGAAGCATTTTCCCGGTCATGGAGACACGTCAGTGGACTCCCACTTGGATCTGCCTGTCGTGAACAAAACGGAGAAGCAACTTGCCCAGCTGGAGTGGATTCCGTTTGAGGCAGCGGTGAAGGAACAGGTGGAAGCGGTTATGGTAGCTCATATTCTGTTTCCCAAGCTTGATCCCGACCATCCGGCATCCTTGTCGGACGTCATTATTGGTCAGCAGTTGCGTGGCAAATTTAAGTATGACGGTGTGGTCATCACAGATGATCTGAGCATGGGCGCGATCGCGAAAAATTATAAGTTGAACGATGCCGCCGTAGCGACGGTTCAAGCAGGGAGCGATATTCTGCTAGTAGCTCACAGTTATGAGAGTGCCAAGACTATTTTTGATACGCTGAAGAGTGCGGTGAAGTCAGGGAAGATTTCAGAATCCCGAATTAATGAAAGTGTATATCGAATTCTGGCTTTGAAACAGAAGTATAACTTGTCCGATGAGGAGCAGCCGTCTGGCGATTTGAAGCAGCTGAACGCTGACATTGTGGATTGGCGCAAGCAGGTCGATGCCCGATAG
- a CDS encoding response regulator transcription factor, which translates to MYTIMIIEDDPKIAGLLQSHIERYGDRAVAVEDFEQVVQQFEQVKPHVVLLDINLPSYDGFYWCRQIRSISTCPIIFISARSGKMDQVMALENGADDYITKPFEHEIVMAKIRSQLRRVYGDYATRHEERKVELDGLTVYLERLEMELGDRKIQLTKKETILLETLLRRSPKLVSRETILEKLWDDSFVDDNTLSVNVTRVRKRLTELGITDALETVRGSGYRLNSNWKASSPS; encoded by the coding sequence ATGTATACGATAATGATTATTGAAGATGATCCGAAGATTGCGGGTCTTCTTCAATCCCATATCGAGCGATATGGTGACAGGGCCGTTGCGGTTGAGGATTTTGAGCAAGTCGTTCAGCAGTTTGAACAAGTTAAGCCGCATGTCGTGCTGCTGGATATCAACTTGCCGAGTTACGATGGGTTCTATTGGTGTCGCCAAATTCGTTCCATTTCCACATGTCCGATTATTTTCATCTCGGCCCGAAGTGGCAAGATGGATCAGGTCATGGCGCTTGAGAACGGTGCGGACGATTATATTACGAAGCCGTTTGAGCATGAGATTGTCATGGCCAAAATTCGAAGTCAGCTGCGCCGGGTGTATGGCGATTACGCTACGCGTCATGAAGAGCGCAAGGTGGAACTGGATGGACTAACTGTTTATCTGGAAAGATTGGAGATGGAGCTCGGTGACCGCAAGATACAACTGACCAAGAAAGAAACCATTTTGCTGGAGACGTTGCTGCGTCGCAGTCCCAAACTGGTTAGCCGTGAAACCATCTTGGAAAAGCTGTGGGACGATTCGTTTGTGGATGATAACACACTTAGCGTGAATGTGACCCGCGTTCGTAAACGATTGACTGAGCTGGGAATTACAGATGCTCTGGAGACGGTAAGAGGTTCAGGTTATCGACTCAACAGTAATTGGAAGGCATCGTCGCCTTCATGA
- a CDS encoding sensor histidine kinase: MKLFIKEHIVLTCWVIVVLLTVVAVFWYDGYDHWLTATYAVSLGLVLYAAYLIYRYLSHRMFYSRMSHRMNDLKEFVPLNEPAPLPQALSELLDSQYGHYYAHLHRLEQRQQEYLTFMNQWVHQMKTPLSVIELTVEDQEDEDPRFISIREEADQMRRGLETVLYMARLETFEQDFSVEPVSLKAAGEEAIHELKRFFIRNHVYPEMKIDSALMVQSDAKWIRFVLVQLLSNAIKYSSGGNGQKVTIQAHESTRSIILEVKDQGVGIPKSDLNRVYQPFFTGENGRHFKESTGMGLYIVKDVLTRMNHRIDLTSIQGEGTTVTITFEI, from the coding sequence ATGAAGTTGTTTATCAAAGAACATATTGTACTGACTTGTTGGGTAATCGTTGTGCTGCTCACCGTGGTTGCGGTCTTCTGGTACGACGGCTATGACCACTGGTTAACGGCCACGTATGCGGTATCTCTGGGGTTAGTCCTATACGCAGCCTACCTCATTTATCGGTATCTGTCCCATCGCATGTTTTATTCCCGGATGTCCCATCGAATGAATGATCTGAAAGAATTTGTTCCATTGAATGAGCCTGCTCCCTTGCCACAGGCATTGTCAGAACTGCTGGACTCACAGTACGGTCATTATTATGCGCATCTGCATCGTCTGGAACAGCGTCAACAGGAATATCTGACTTTTATGAATCAATGGGTTCATCAGATGAAGACACCTTTGTCCGTCATTGAACTGACGGTTGAGGATCAGGAGGATGAGGACCCCCGTTTCATCAGCATTCGAGAGGAAGCAGACCAGATGAGACGAGGACTGGAAACCGTGCTATACATGGCGCGGCTGGAGACATTTGAACAGGATTTCAGTGTGGAGCCCGTATCCCTCAAGGCGGCCGGAGAAGAAGCCATCCATGAGCTGAAACGGTTCTTCATTCGCAATCACGTGTATCCCGAGATGAAAATTGATTCTGCGTTAATGGTTCAGTCGGATGCGAAGTGGATTCGGTTTGTCCTCGTGCAGCTGTTATCCAATGCCATCAAGTACTCTTCCGGGGGGAACGGGCAAAAGGTAACCATCCAGGCCCATGAATCCACAAGATCCATTATTCTTGAAGTGAAGGATCAGGGAGTCGGTATTCCCAAGTCGGATCTCAACCGAGTGTACCAGCCTTTTTTCACCGGAGAGAATGGGCGACATTTTAAAGAATCCACGGGGATGGGACTGTATATTGTTAAGGATGTCCTGACACGAATGAACCATCGGATTGATCTTACATCCATTCAGGGAGAAGGGACAACGGTAACCATTACATTTGAAATTTAA